From a single Zeugodacus cucurbitae isolate PBARC_wt_2022May chromosome Y, idZeuCucr1.2, whole genome shotgun sequence genomic region:
- the LOC128923562 gene encoding uncharacterized protein LOC128923562: MPIDKFLIEMSSLFEEKTSNLMLKKKFETRQWLTTESFREYFHEKLILANRILIGEDELVEYLIEGIPDNTLRSQAKMQQFLDKYELLEAFRNIQLPRYISKRITADNQHEQSNNGQQTTKVVRCYNCNSVGHLANVCRKPKRELGACHVCTEVGHFAANCPQRKSLPVQHVTELTEDDEFDR; encoded by the exons ATGCCTATAGACAAGTTTTTAATAGAAATGAGCTCTCTCTTTGAAGAAAAAACAAGCAATTTGAtgctaaagaaaaaatttgaaaccagGCAGTGGTTGACTACCGAATCGTTTCGAGAATATTTCCATGAAAAGCTGATTCTGGCAAATAGAATTCTAATTGGAGAAGATGAACTGGTTGAATATCTAATTGAGGGTATTCCGGATAACACTTTACGTTCACAAGCTAAAATGCAACAATTTCTTGACAAATATGAATTGTTAGAAGCATTTAGAAATATTCAATTGCCACGGTACATATCAAAGAGAATTACAGCAGATAATCAACATGAGCAGTCGAATAAtggacaacaaacaacaaaagtcgTGAGATGCTACAATTGTAACTCTGTTGGACATTTAGCAAATGTATGCCGAAAACCCAAACGAGAGCTTGGTGCTTGCCATGTATGCACAGAAGTTGGCCATTTTGCAGCAAATTGTCCTCAAAGGAAGAGCCTCCCTGTACAACATGTTACCGAATTGACGGAAGACGATGAATTT GATCGTTAA